The following proteins come from a genomic window of Synechococcus sp. UW69:
- the proB gene encoding glutamate 5-kinase, translated as MTLWVVKIGTSLLRGETAATIEGYARCFAAAMARGDQVVLVTSGAVGLGCQKLAKSSRPDTVVGLQAAAAIGQGVLMALYERAMARHGCSVAQVLLTRSDLVDRRRYQNASGTLRQLLSWGVLPVINENDALSTAELRFGDNDTLSALVAAAVEAQQLILLTDVDRLYSSDPRVDADAEPISDVRHPRDLDQLEQGAGDGGRWGTGGMTTKLAAARIATASGITVQLADGRNPSRLEALLQGERGGTVFHPHPEPLGNRRSWLAHVLRPEGELQLDAGACDALKNRGASLLLVGVTAVRGHFAANQPVQLLDPNGVDLGRGLCSMDSDQLRAAMNAVSPGEASPVVVHRDVLVLRGR; from the coding sequence ATGACCCTGTGGGTCGTGAAAATCGGCACCAGCCTCCTGAGGGGTGAGACCGCTGCAACCATTGAGGGCTACGCCCGTTGCTTCGCAGCGGCCATGGCCCGTGGGGATCAAGTGGTGCTGGTCACCAGTGGTGCCGTCGGGCTGGGATGCCAGAAGCTGGCCAAGTCCAGCCGACCGGACACGGTTGTGGGCCTGCAGGCTGCTGCGGCCATCGGCCAGGGAGTGCTGATGGCTCTCTATGAACGCGCCATGGCCCGTCATGGTTGTTCGGTGGCGCAGGTGCTGCTGACCCGCTCCGATCTGGTCGATCGACGTCGTTATCAGAATGCTTCGGGCACCTTGAGGCAGTTGCTGAGCTGGGGGGTGCTGCCGGTGATCAACGAGAACGATGCCTTGTCGACGGCGGAGTTGCGTTTCGGTGATAACGACACCTTGTCGGCCCTGGTCGCCGCAGCCGTTGAAGCGCAGCAACTGATCTTGCTGACGGATGTTGATCGGCTGTACTCCTCGGACCCCCGGGTCGATGCCGACGCCGAGCCGATCTCGGATGTTCGCCACCCCAGGGATTTGGACCAATTGGAACAGGGGGCTGGGGATGGTGGTCGCTGGGGCACTGGGGGCATGACGACCAAGCTGGCGGCAGCCCGAATCGCCACCGCCAGTGGCATCACGGTGCAGCTCGCCGATGGCCGTAATCCTTCTCGCTTGGAGGCCTTGCTGCAGGGGGAACGAGGTGGAACGGTGTTCCATCCCCACCCCGAACCCCTGGGCAATCGACGCAGTTGGCTGGCCCACGTGCTCCGGCCTGAGGGTGAACTGCAGCTGGATGCGGGGGCTTGCGACGCTCTAAAAAACCGTGGCGCGTCCCTGCTGCTCGTGGGTGTGACGGCGGTGCGCGGCCACTTCGCTGCCAATCAGCCTGTTCAGTTGCTTGACCCCAATGGTGTGGACTTGGGCCGTGGTCTCTGTTCGATGGACAGCGACCAGCTGCGGGCCGCCATGAACGCCGTATCTCCGGGTGAGGCTTCCCCGGTGGTGGTGCATCGCGATGTTCTGGTGTTACGCGGTCGTTAG
- a CDS encoding phosphoribulokinase, giving the protein MSKRHPVVAVTGSSGAGTSTVKRAFEHIFAREGITPAVVEGDSYHRYERMPMKKAMADALAKGENFSHFGPEANLFDKLEELFRTYGETGAGQKRYYLHSPEEAAEHNARLGVNLEPGQFTPWEDIPSGTDVLFYEGLHGGVKGEGYDVSALADLLVGVVPITNLEWIQKIHRDNAERGYSAEAIVDTILRRMPDYINHICPQFSQTDINFQRVPTVDTSNPFICRNIPTPDESFVIIHFRKGAREKWGIDFGYLLSMIHDSFMSSPTSIVVNGGKMGFAMELILTPIIHRMIEEKKKVS; this is encoded by the coding sequence ATGTCGAAGCGTCATCCGGTTGTCGCTGTTACTGGTTCTTCCGGAGCTGGAACCAGCACCGTCAAGCGCGCCTTCGAGCACATCTTTGCGAGGGAGGGCATTACCCCTGCAGTGGTGGAAGGCGACAGCTACCACCGCTACGAGCGGATGCCCATGAAAAAGGCCATGGCGGATGCCCTGGCCAAGGGTGAAAACTTTTCTCATTTCGGCCCTGAGGCCAACTTGTTCGACAAGCTTGAGGAGCTATTCCGCACCTATGGCGAGACCGGTGCCGGTCAGAAGCGCTACTACCTCCACAGCCCCGAAGAAGCTGCCGAACACAACGCCCGTCTTGGTGTCAACCTCGAGCCGGGTCAGTTCACGCCTTGGGAAGACATCCCCTCAGGCACTGATGTGTTGTTCTACGAAGGCCTTCACGGTGGCGTGAAGGGAGAGGGATACGACGTGTCGGCCCTGGCTGACCTGCTGGTGGGCGTGGTGCCGATCACCAACCTCGAGTGGATTCAGAAGATCCATCGTGACAATGCTGAGCGCGGCTATTCCGCTGAAGCGATCGTTGACACGATCCTGCGCCGGATGCCGGATTACATCAACCACATCTGCCCCCAGTTCAGTCAGACCGACATCAACTTCCAGAGGGTTCCCACGGTGGACACCTCCAACCCCTTCATCTGCCGGAATATCCCGACGCCTGATGAAAGCTTCGTGATCATTCACTTCCGCAAGGGTGCTCGCGAGAAGTGGGGAATCGACTTTGGCTATCTGCTGAGCATGATCCACGATTCCTTCATGTCCAGCCCCACCAGCATCGTGGTGAACGGCGGCAAGATGGGCTTTGCAATGGAACTGATTCTCACTCCGATCATTCACCGCATGATCGAGGAGAAGAAGAAGGTCAGCTGA
- the leuB gene encoding 3-isopropylmalate dehydrogenase, whose product MAQHRVVLLPGDGIGPEITAVARQLLEVVSERHGFALSFEEQPIGGSAIDATGEPLPASTLDACRSADAVLLAAIGSPRFDSLPREKRPETGLLGLRSGMELFANLRPVKIVPALIDASSLKREVIEGVDLMVVRELTGGIYFGQPKGRIETEGEERGFNTMTYSASEVDRIAKVAFEIAQERRGRLCSVDKANVLDVSQLWRDRVDALAPGYASVDVSHMYVDNAAMQLVRDPRQFDVLLTGNLFGDILSDEAAMLTGSIGMLPSASLGSAGPGLFEPVHGSAPDIAGQDKANPMAMVLSAAMMLRTGLKQSAAADDLEAAVDAVLAGGFRTGDLMAEGCTQLGCRAMGEELLKAL is encoded by the coding sequence ATGGCTCAGCACCGCGTTGTTCTTCTGCCAGGTGATGGGATCGGCCCGGAGATCACCGCTGTCGCCCGACAGCTGCTGGAGGTTGTCAGTGAGCGCCATGGTTTTGCGCTGAGCTTCGAGGAACAGCCCATCGGCGGCAGCGCCATTGATGCCACCGGTGAGCCACTTCCCGCCAGCACCCTGGACGCCTGCCGGTCAGCGGATGCTGTCTTGCTGGCAGCCATCGGCAGCCCTCGTTTCGACAGTCTTCCCCGCGAAAAGCGTCCGGAAACCGGTCTGCTCGGTTTGCGATCCGGCATGGAGCTGTTCGCCAATCTTCGCCCGGTCAAAATTGTTCCGGCCCTCATTGATGCCAGCAGCCTCAAGCGAGAGGTGATTGAGGGTGTGGATCTGATGGTGGTGCGTGAACTCACTGGTGGGATTTACTTCGGTCAGCCCAAGGGACGCATCGAGACCGAGGGAGAGGAGCGTGGCTTCAACACCATGACCTATTCCGCCTCGGAAGTGGATCGGATCGCAAAGGTGGCCTTTGAGATCGCCCAGGAGCGGCGTGGACGGCTGTGCTCGGTGGACAAGGCGAACGTTCTCGACGTGAGCCAGCTCTGGCGTGATCGTGTGGATGCCCTGGCGCCCGGTTACGCCAGTGTTGATGTGAGCCACATGTACGTGGACAACGCAGCGATGCAGCTAGTGCGTGATCCCCGTCAGTTCGATGTGCTGCTCACGGGAAACCTTTTCGGAGACATTCTCAGCGACGAGGCGGCGATGCTCACCGGCTCGATCGGGATGCTGCCTTCGGCCTCCCTCGGCAGCGCAGGGCCTGGACTGTTTGAGCCTGTGCACGGTTCGGCCCCGGATATCGCTGGTCAGGACAAGGCCAACCCGATGGCCATGGTGCTCTCGGCGGCGATGATGCTGCGCACTGGTTTGAAGCAGAGTGCTGCTGCCGATGATCTCGAAGCCGCTGTTGATGCCGTTCTGGCCGGCGGATTTCGTACCGGTGATTTGATGGCAGAAGGCTGCACACAACTGGGTTGTCGCGCAATGGGTGAGGAATTGCTCAAAGCTCTTTGA
- the accD gene encoding acetyl-CoA carboxylase, carboxyltransferase subunit beta has product MSLFDWFADRRKGQFVANVKQEPDEGDGLWSKCPECGQVVYLKDLKLNASVCANCGYHHRIDSAERIALIADPDSFQVLNADLAPVDPLGFKDRRAYADRLRESQASTGLRDGVVTGLCRVEGIPMGLAAMDFRFMGGSMGSVVGEKITRLIEESTARKLPLLIVCASGGARMQEGMLSLMQMAKISGALERHREAELLYMPLLTHPTTGGVTASFAMLGDLILAEPKALIGFAGRRVIEQTLREKLPDNFQTAEYLQEHGFVDTIVPRTQLRSTLANLLRLHGCKPMELTSA; this is encoded by the coding sequence GTGTCTCTGTTCGATTGGTTTGCTGATCGCCGCAAGGGTCAGTTCGTTGCCAACGTCAAGCAGGAACCCGATGAAGGCGATGGTCTGTGGAGCAAATGTCCTGAGTGCGGTCAGGTCGTTTATCTCAAAGACCTGAAGCTGAATGCAAGTGTTTGCGCTAACTGCGGCTACCACCACCGGATCGACAGTGCTGAACGCATTGCACTGATTGCCGATCCCGACAGCTTCCAGGTGCTGAATGCTGATTTGGCACCGGTGGATCCACTGGGATTCAAAGACCGGCGCGCCTATGCCGACCGACTGCGGGAAAGTCAGGCCTCGACTGGGCTGCGGGATGGCGTGGTGACGGGGCTGTGCCGGGTTGAAGGCATCCCCATGGGGTTGGCGGCGATGGATTTTCGCTTCATGGGTGGGTCGATGGGATCCGTGGTCGGGGAAAAAATCACCCGTCTGATCGAGGAGTCCACAGCCCGAAAGCTGCCGCTTCTGATCGTCTGTGCGTCCGGCGGTGCCCGGATGCAGGAGGGGATGCTCAGCCTGATGCAGATGGCGAAGATCTCCGGAGCACTGGAACGCCACCGCGAAGCCGAGCTGCTCTACATGCCCTTGCTCACCCACCCCACCACCGGGGGGGTGACGGCCAGTTTCGCCATGTTGGGAGACTTGATCCTTGCGGAGCCGAAAGCGCTGATTGGCTTTGCTGGGCGTCGCGTGATTGAGCAGACCCTGCGCGAGAAGTTACCGGACAATTTTCAGACGGCTGAATATCTGCAGGAGCACGGGTTCGTGGACACGATCGTTCCACGCACCCAGCTGCGCTCCACCCTGGCCAATCTGCTGCGCTTGCATGGCTGCAAACCGATGGAGCTCACCAGCGCATGA
- a CDS encoding class I fructose-bisphosphate aldolase — MALSDYSSELIATAQSLASPGKGILAVDESTKTIGKRLGSIGVENTEANRQAYRGMLFTTAGLGDFISGAILYEETLFQNHADGESMVNKLGKLGIIPGIKVDMGLRPLGGANAVETLCTGLDGLVERAADYYAQGARFAKWRAVLQITADGCPSALSVRENAWGLARYARSVQESGLVPIVEPEILMDGNHSIETTARIQEHVIQEVYHACYANGVLLEGTLLKPSMTVQGADCPDKADPAKVAAMTVRTLERSVPASVPGIVFLSGGLSEEAASVYLNHMNSIERKAKWNLGFSYGRALQHSCLKGWAGTNTEAGQKALSARAQANSEASLGKYVAGSQPSSDEQLFVAGYTY; from the coding sequence ATGGCACTGTCTGATTATTCCTCCGAACTGATTGCAACCGCACAATCCCTTGCCTCACCTGGCAAAGGAATTCTTGCTGTTGATGAGTCCACCAAGACGATCGGCAAGCGTCTTGGCTCCATCGGAGTGGAGAACACCGAAGCCAATCGACAGGCCTATCGGGGGATGCTCTTCACCACAGCGGGGCTCGGAGATTTCATCAGCGGAGCCATTCTTTACGAAGAGACCCTCTTCCAAAACCATGCTGACGGCGAGTCCATGGTGAACAAGCTGGGCAAGCTCGGAATTATTCCCGGCATCAAAGTCGATATGGGCCTGAGGCCTCTGGGTGGTGCCAACGCCGTCGAGACGCTCTGCACTGGTCTTGATGGGTTGGTCGAGCGTGCTGCTGACTATTACGCCCAGGGCGCTCGCTTCGCCAAGTGGCGTGCTGTGCTGCAAATCACGGCAGATGGCTGCCCTTCAGCCCTCTCTGTTCGCGAAAATGCTTGGGGTTTGGCCCGTTATGCCCGCTCGGTTCAGGAATCCGGCCTTGTTCCCATCGTGGAGCCTGAAATCCTGATGGATGGCAACCACAGCATCGAAACCACCGCTCGAATTCAGGAACACGTCATTCAGGAGGTGTATCACGCTTGCTACGCCAACGGTGTCTTGCTTGAAGGAACCCTGCTGAAGCCCTCGATGACGGTTCAGGGCGCGGACTGCCCAGACAAGGCAGACCCTGCAAAAGTCGCAGCCATGACAGTGCGAACCCTCGAGCGCAGTGTCCCTGCCAGTGTGCCCGGCATTGTGTTCCTGTCCGGAGGCTTGAGTGAGGAAGCTGCTTCGGTGTACTTGAACCACATGAACAGCATTGAGCGCAAGGCCAAGTGGAACCTCGGCTTCTCCTATGGCCGTGCCCTGCAGCACTCTTGCCTCAAAGGTTGGGCTGGTACTAACACCGAAGCTGGCCAGAAAGCACTGTCTGCAAGGGCCCAAGCCAACTCTGAAGCCTCACTCGGCAAATACGTGGCTGGCTCTCAGCCTTCGTCGGATGAACAGTTGTTTGTCGCCGGTTACACCTACTGA
- a CDS encoding DUF3727 domain-containing protein → MSESGPGKSSDHPTLLVRDREGHDLLCFLEHLIPLEGQDYALLSPVDTPVSLFRLNDDAEPVPITEVASSEPILSVADVVLQEHDLVLVRSAITLTVSGELDEPDQDDLDELEEDDDVDEDAETFELLVSFMVEAEEYGLYIPLDPFLVLVRMVDGQAVLLSDDELDRVQPLIEAELEEREWPD, encoded by the coding sequence ATGTCTGAGTCGGGACCCGGAAAGAGCAGCGATCACCCCACCCTGCTGGTCCGCGATCGCGAGGGCCATGACCTGCTGTGTTTCCTGGAACATCTGATTCCCCTCGAGGGGCAGGACTACGCCTTGCTGTCACCGGTTGACACGCCGGTTTCCCTGTTTCGGCTCAATGACGATGCTGAGCCGGTGCCGATCACGGAAGTCGCCAGCAGTGAGCCAATTCTTTCGGTGGCTGATGTGGTGCTCCAGGAGCACGACCTGGTCTTGGTGCGATCGGCGATCACCCTCACGGTGAGTGGTGAATTGGATGAGCCGGATCAAGATGATCTCGATGAGCTGGAAGAGGACGACGACGTTGACGAGGACGCCGAGACCTTTGAGCTGTTGGTGAGCTTCATGGTCGAAGCGGAGGAATACGGCCTCTACATTCCGCTCGACCCGTTCCTCGTTCTGGTGCGGATGGTGGACGGCCAGGCGGTGCTGTTGAGCGACGATGAGCTGGACCGTGTTCAACCTTTGATTGAGGCGGAACTGGAGGAGCGTGAATGGCCGGATTAA
- a CDS encoding histidine phosphatase family protein, whose amino-acid sequence MLKKVTCIAALLLMAACSSGSVGEDSSKEQPDVKTSEVEAYEQNDTTLSGEQNNKDFVNKVEGKDLASALRDGGYVIYIRHAKTTKDWGDQVSPELNLLDCTTQRRLSDEGKADAKRIGEGIKAAGIPVGDVISSDYCRAYNTAELAFGTYTKNSNLNFLPCVECTPEDYKEYAKRIAPLMSAKPEAGENTFLVGHDDPFQGVTMPIVPTNGIYPAPMGVAYVAKPLGDGSFELVAKILPNQWQALSQL is encoded by the coding sequence ATGCTTAAAAAAGTAACTTGCATTGCTGCTCTTCTCCTGATGGCGGCATGCTCCTCTGGATCGGTCGGCGAGGATTCATCCAAGGAACAGCCTGATGTGAAAACCAGTGAGGTTGAAGCCTATGAGCAAAATGACACCACCCTCTCTGGAGAACAGAACAACAAAGATTTCGTCAACAAAGTTGAGGGTAAAGATCTCGCCAGTGCTCTCAGGGATGGCGGTTATGTCATCTACATCCGTCATGCCAAAACCACGAAGGACTGGGGCGATCAGGTCAGCCCTGAGCTGAATCTTTTGGATTGCACCACTCAGAGACGCTTGAGTGATGAAGGCAAAGCTGATGCTAAAAGAATTGGTGAAGGCATCAAGGCTGCAGGTATTCCTGTAGGAGATGTCATCTCAAGTGATTACTGCCGTGCGTACAACACAGCTGAGTTGGCTTTCGGCACCTACACCAAGAACTCAAATCTGAATTTCTTGCCTTGTGTTGAGTGCACTCCTGAGGATTACAAAGAGTATGCGAAGCGCATTGCTCCCTTGATGTCCGCGAAGCCTGAAGCCGGGGAAAATACATTCCTCGTTGGACATGATGACCCTTTCCAGGGTGTGACGATGCCGATCGTTCCAACCAATGGAATTTATCCCGCACCCATGGGCGTCGCATACGTTGCAAAGCCTCTCGGTGATGGCAGCTTCGAATTAGTTGCCAAAATTCTGCCCAATCAGTGGCAGGCCCTCTCTCAGCTGTGA
- a CDS encoding ferritin yields MSSHTAAINTHLSLEFQASHTYLAMSIWLREKDLIGFSSYMLNKSVEERGHASKLISYLVDSDCEVQLPTIESPQRDWDSVEALFDMVYSMEKDVTRSINDIYNLSEKQGDRTATAMLDWFIEEQLQEESEARFVIKRLRLADSNSAALILLDQQFLDGTLLANVKAGRAFDSQGSSAGA; encoded by the coding sequence ATGAGCTCCCACACAGCTGCCATCAATACCCACTTATCCCTTGAATTCCAAGCCAGCCACACTTACCTGGCTATGTCGATCTGGCTGCGGGAAAAAGATCTGATCGGTTTTTCCAGCTACATGCTGAACAAAAGCGTTGAAGAGCGTGGACATGCCTCCAAGCTGATCTCGTATCTGGTGGACAGTGATTGCGAGGTTCAATTGCCAACGATTGAGTCACCGCAACGGGATTGGGATTCCGTCGAAGCACTCTTCGACATGGTTTACAGCATGGAGAAAGACGTCACACGCTCGATCAACGACATCTACAACCTCTCAGAGAAGCAAGGAGATCGCACCGCGACAGCCATGCTGGATTGGTTTATCGAAGAACAACTACAGGAAGAATCAGAAGCTCGTTTTGTGATCAAACGGTTGCGCCTGGCCGATTCGAACAGCGCAGCGCTGATTCTTCTGGATCAACAATTCCTCGATGGGACGCTGCTGGCCAATGTGAAAGCAGGCCGAGCCTTTGATTCCCAGGGAAGTAGCGCAGGAGCTTAA
- a CDS encoding class I fructose-bisphosphate aldolase: MATAPALAAPGNEILAVDESSETLDKRLAPIGVGLDSQQPA; encoded by the coding sequence ATGGCTACTGCGCCAGCCCTTGCCGCTCCTGGGAACGAGATCTTGGCTGTTGATGAATCCAGCGAGACGCTTGATAAGCGTCTTGCTCCCATCGGGGTGGGCTTGGACAGCCAGCAACCCGCTTGA
- a CDS encoding YqeG family HAD IIIA-type phosphatase, producing the protein MAGLTGQHWLTPDWDPRLTIAQLSLPHLTAHGLRAAVIDVDRTLLPGRDVTLPGPVHDWLVDAGRRMQLHLFSNNPSRDRIAAVADQLGVSFTSGAGKPRRGALRFVVRDLAVPPTAIAMIGDRLFTDVLCGNRMGLYTVLVRPVRDDGKPCRHDRVQRLERALARWMGASSA; encoded by the coding sequence ATGGCCGGATTAACGGGACAGCACTGGTTGACTCCTGATTGGGATCCACGGCTCACCATTGCCCAGCTCTCGCTGCCCCATCTCACTGCCCATGGTCTGCGGGCTGCGGTTATTGATGTCGACCGCACCCTTCTGCCCGGTCGTGATGTGACCCTGCCAGGCCCGGTACACGACTGGTTGGTCGATGCAGGCCGCCGCATGCAATTGCACCTGTTCAGTAACAACCCCTCCCGCGATCGGATCGCCGCAGTGGCTGATCAGCTGGGGGTCAGCTTCACCTCCGGGGCTGGAAAGCCGCGCCGTGGAGCACTGCGCTTCGTTGTTCGCGATCTCGCGGTGCCACCGACCGCGATCGCAATGATCGGTGACCGCCTGTTCACAGATGTGCTCTGCGGCAACCGCATGGGGCTCTACACGGTGTTGGTCCGGCCTGTTCGGGATGACGGCAAGCCCTGTCGCCATGACCGTGTACAGCGGCTTGAACGCGCCTTGGCGCGCTGGATGGGGGCGTCTTCAGCATGA
- a CDS encoding A24 family peptidase, which produces MEGLILLWIVLLGACVGSFTNVVVWRLPRQESVVFPGSHCPKCGHSIRWYDNLPVLGWLLLRGRCRDCHARISWRYPAVEALSAGLWMTAVLVWPGAGAGLPDLWLPWAGLPLIALLLPLVLIDLDHLWLPEPLCRWGVVLGLFVSSVGGVSVLATHLIAAVLALLLLEGLSALAERLLGQPALGLGDAKLAALGGAWLGLGGIAAAMAIAIASGAAVGGAARLSGHLGPREPFPFGPFIALGIWLVWLTGPLWWWSEWVMLLGG; this is translated from the coding sequence ATGGAAGGGTTGATCTTGCTTTGGATCGTTTTGCTTGGCGCCTGCGTTGGCAGCTTCACCAACGTGGTGGTGTGGCGCTTGCCCCGTCAGGAATCGGTGGTGTTTCCCGGCAGCCACTGCCCCAAATGTGGCCATTCCATCCGCTGGTATGACAATCTCCCGGTGCTCGGTTGGCTTCTGCTGAGAGGGCGCTGTCGCGACTGTCATGCCCGGATTAGCTGGCGCTATCCAGCGGTGGAGGCCCTGAGTGCCGGCTTATGGATGACAGCTGTATTGGTGTGGCCTGGTGCTGGTGCCGGGCTCCCCGATCTCTGGCTCCCCTGGGCTGGTCTTCCTCTGATCGCTCTGCTGCTGCCTCTGGTGTTGATCGATCTTGACCACCTTTGGTTGCCGGAGCCCCTGTGTCGCTGGGGTGTGGTGCTGGGGTTGTTCGTCAGCAGCGTTGGTGGGGTCTCCGTTCTTGCAACCCATCTGATCGCAGCTGTACTGGCTTTGCTGCTGTTGGAAGGTCTCAGTGCCCTAGCCGAACGGCTTTTGGGTCAACCTGCGCTGGGCCTGGGTGATGCCAAGTTGGCTGCGCTGGGTGGGGCATGGCTGGGACTTGGGGGTATCGCAGCCGCGATGGCCATTGCGATTGCGTCGGGTGCCGCTGTTGGCGGTGCAGCTCGTTTGAGTGGGCATCTTGGCCCTAGGGAACCCTTCCCCTTCGGTCCGTTTATTGCTCTCGGCATCTGGTTGGTCTGGTTGACGGGTCCGCTGTGGTGGTGGAGCGAATGGGTGATGCTGCTGGGTGGCTGA
- a CDS encoding Gfo/Idh/MocA family protein, producing the protein MPPQPIGVAIAGLGFGEKVHLPALAAAPDLKAVALWHPRQERLDAATAVHGLKGYSDWDALLADPAVEGVVIATPPAPRFELARRALEAGKHLLLEKPIALHADQARELQRLAMAGALSVGVDYEYRAVPLFMQAERLLRAGAVGTPWLVKLDWLMGSRSDPRRSWNWYSQADQGGGVIGALGTHAFDMLAWLVGPLGSVQALNSVSIAQRPHPNGGLASVDAPDVSLIQANLQWQGRPDVPVPAQVSLSSVSRCGRGYCLDITGSDGSLVLSSSNQKDYVHGFELQHAPLGEGLREVPLDADLAFTQTWSDGRIAPVARVLGWWADSIRSGNPMIPGLAEGVVSRDVCDRVEASLSHT; encoded by the coding sequence ATGCCTCCACAACCCATTGGTGTTGCTATTGCCGGTCTCGGCTTTGGTGAGAAGGTGCACCTACCGGCGCTTGCCGCAGCTCCCGATCTGAAGGCGGTCGCCCTCTGGCACCCACGTCAGGAGCGGCTGGATGCCGCCACGGCCGTGCATGGGCTGAAGGGATACAGCGACTGGGACGCTCTGCTTGCGGATCCTGCAGTCGAAGGCGTTGTGATTGCCACACCGCCTGCACCGCGCTTCGAGTTGGCTCGTCGAGCCCTTGAGGCCGGTAAGCATCTTCTGTTGGAGAAGCCCATCGCCTTGCATGCCGATCAAGCCCGGGAGCTTCAGCGGCTCGCGATGGCAGGGGCTCTATCGGTTGGTGTTGATTACGAATATCGAGCCGTCCCCTTGTTCATGCAGGCGGAGCGTCTGCTTCGGGCCGGTGCTGTTGGTACTCCCTGGCTGGTCAAACTCGACTGGTTGATGGGCAGCCGTTCCGATCCCCGGCGCAGCTGGAATTGGTATTCCCAGGCCGATCAAGGCGGCGGTGTGATTGGCGCTTTGGGAACCCATGCCTTCGACATGCTCGCCTGGTTGGTTGGTCCCCTGGGGTCTGTTCAAGCTTTGAACAGCGTTTCGATTGCTCAGAGACCTCATCCCAATGGGGGCTTGGCCTCTGTTGATGCACCGGATGTGTCATTGATTCAGGCCAATCTGCAATGGCAAGGCCGACCGGACGTGCCGGTGCCAGCCCAGGTCAGCTTGAGTTCGGTGTCCCGCTGCGGACGTGGGTACTGCCTCGACATCACTGGATCAGACGGGTCCCTGGTGCTCAGCAGCAGCAATCAGAAAGACTATGTGCACGGATTCGAACTTCAGCATGCACCGTTGGGTGAGGGCCTAAGAGAGGTGCCTCTAGATGCGGACCTCGCGTTTACACAAACCTGGAGTGATGGTCGGATTGCGCCCGTTGCCAGAGTGTTGGGTTGGTGGGCTGACAGCATTCGCAGCGGCAATCCGATGATTCCTGGTTTGGCTGAAGGAGTGGTGAGCCGCGACGTATGCGATCGGGTTGAAGCATCGCTATCTCACACTTGA
- the lpxD gene encoding UDP-3-O-(3-hydroxymyristoyl)glucosamine N-acyltransferase, with protein MRFSTLIKVLQTGDAGLRWSQLGLDPWLEGAASLDQASSSQLSFLEKGNALTAALGASGAGALLLPDQQDLIDLASEHGIAFAVFADPRLAFAEALDQLHPRRRPLAEIHPSAVIDERAVVGPGSAVGPRVCIGEGSRVGSDCILHPGVVIYDDVVVGDGCELHANAVLHPGSRLGKRCVVNSNAVVGSEGFGFVPTAKGWRKMPQTGQVVLEDGVEVGCGSTIDRPSVGETRIGAGTKIDNLVQIGHGVTTGPGCAFASQVGIAGGARIGQGVILAGQVGVANRAVVGDRAIASSKSGIHGEVAPGEVVSGYPAIPNRLWLRCSAAFSKLPEMAKTLRELKRDSPQ; from the coding sequence ATGCGTTTCAGCACCCTGATCAAGGTTCTGCAGACCGGTGATGCAGGCTTGCGCTGGAGCCAGCTCGGATTGGATCCATGGCTGGAGGGTGCCGCTTCGCTCGACCAGGCCTCGTCCTCGCAACTCAGCTTCCTGGAGAAGGGCAACGCCTTAACTGCTGCGCTTGGCGCCAGTGGAGCGGGCGCTCTCTTGCTGCCCGACCAACAGGACCTGATTGATCTTGCTTCCGAGCACGGCATTGCCTTTGCCGTCTTCGCTGACCCCCGTCTGGCCTTTGCTGAAGCCCTCGACCAGTTGCATCCCCGTCGCCGGCCGTTGGCGGAGATTCATCCCTCGGCGGTTATTGATGAACGGGCGGTGGTGGGGCCAGGTAGTGCTGTAGGGCCGCGGGTCTGCATCGGCGAGGGGAGTCGTGTCGGCTCCGATTGCATCCTTCATCCCGGGGTTGTGATTTACGACGATGTGGTGGTGGGTGATGGCTGTGAGCTGCACGCCAATGCGGTGCTGCACCCTGGAAGCCGTCTTGGAAAGCGATGCGTGGTGAATTCCAACGCCGTTGTCGGGTCCGAGGGCTTCGGCTTCGTGCCGACGGCGAAGGGATGGCGAAAAATGCCGCAGACCGGTCAGGTGGTTCTCGAGGATGGCGTTGAGGTGGGTTGTGGAAGCACCATCGACCGTCCATCGGTGGGGGAGACCCGGATTGGTGCCGGCACCAAGATCGACAACCTCGTCCAGATCGGCCACGGCGTAACGACAGGCCCTGGCTGTGCCTTCGCCTCCCAGGTTGGAATTGCTGGAGGAGCCCGGATCGGTCAGGGGGTGATCCTGGCGGGCCAGGTGGGTGTCGCCAATCGAGCCGTGGTGGGCGACCGTGCCATTGCCAGCTCCAAGAGCGGCATCCACGGTGAGGTGGCTCCCGGTGAGGTGGTGAGCGGTTACCCCGCGATTCCGAATCGTCTCTGGTTGCGTTGCTCTGCCGCCTTCAGCAAGCTGCCGGAGATGGCGAAGACCTTGCGCGAGCTCAAACGCGACTCCCCTCAGTAA